A stretch of Lathyrus oleraceus cultivar Zhongwan6 chromosome 6, CAAS_Psat_ZW6_1.0, whole genome shotgun sequence DNA encodes these proteins:
- the LOC127093114 gene encoding probable 1-deoxy-D-xylulose-5-phosphate synthase, chloroplastic produces the protein MAIARDLKGDNNNVISIIGDGAMTAGQAFEAMNNAGYLQSDMIVILNDNKQVSLPTADLDGPKQPMGALSRNLSKLQLKQPIKKIRDVAKEVTKEIDGALHSGRISGSGSTLFEELGLCYIGPIDGHNVDDLVAILEEVKSTKKTGPVLIHVVTRKGCGYPYAERAADKYHGVNKFDLATGKQFKTKALTPAFTACFADALIAEAEVDENIVGIHAAMGGGTGMNQFLRRFLTRCFDAGIAEQHAVTFAAGLACEGFKPFCTIYSTFLQRAYDQIVHDVAVQKLPVRFVVDKAGFIGEDGPTHSGHFDITFMACLPNMVVMAPSDEADMIHMVATAVAINDRPSCIRFQRVNGIGVELPPGSRGTPLEIGKGRILIEGERVALLAFGTAVRNCVVAASILEQRGLHVTVVDARFCKPLDHSLIRSLAKSHDVLITVEEGSVGGFGSHVGQFMALDGLLDGKLKWRPMVIPDICIEHASPAEQTAVAGLTSSQIAATVFNILGQTREALEMVTVA, from the exons ATGGCTATTGCAAGGGATTTGAAGGGTGACAATAATAATGTAATCTCAATTATCGGTGATGGTGCTATGACGGCCGGCCAAGCTTTTGAAGCCATGAACAATGCCGGTTATCTTCAATCTGACATGATTGTTATTCTAAATGACAATAAACAGGTCTCTTTGCCTACTGCTGATCTTGATGGTCCTAAACAACCTATGGGTGCTTTGAGTAGAAATCTTAGTAAGTTACAATTAAAACAACCTATTAAAAAAATCAGAGACGTTGCCAAG GAAGTAACTAAAGAAATTGATGGAGCTTTGCACAGTGGCAGGATTAGCGGTTCTGGATCAACACTATTTGAAGAGCTTGGACTTTGCTATATTGGTCCTATTGATGGTCATAACGTTGATGATCTTGTTGCTATTCTCGAAGAAGTTAAGAGTACTAAGAAAACTGGTCCTGTACTAATTCATGTTGTCACTAGAAAAGGTTGTGGATATCCTTATGCAGAAAGAGCAGCAGATAAGTACCATG GAGTTAACAAGTTTGATCTTGCTACTGGAAAACAGTTCAAGACCAAGGCTCTTACCCCGGCATTCACAGCATGCTTTGCTGATGCTTTGATTGCAGAAGCAGAAGTtgacgaaaacattgttggaaTTCACGCTGCAATGGGAGGCGGAACTGGAATGAATCAGTTCCTTCGCCGTTTCCTTACAAGGTGCTTTGATGCAGGGATAGCAGAACAACATGCTGTTACATTTGCTGCAGGTCTAGCTTGCGAAGGTTTTAAGCCTTTTTGCACTATTTACTCAACCTTCTTGCAGAGAGCCTATGACCAG ATAGTGCATGATGTGGCCGTGCAAAAGCTGCCAGTAAGATTTGTGGTCGACAAAGCTGGATTCATTGGAGAAGATGGTCCAACACACTCTGGTCATTTTGATATCACCTTTATGGCATGTCTCCCTAACATGGTGGTGATGGCTCCTTCCGACGAAGCAGACATGATCCACATGGTTGCTACTGCTGTTGCCATTAACGATCGGCCTAGTTGTATCCGATTTCAAAGGGTAAATGGAATTGGTGTTGAACTACCACCAGGGAGTAGAGGCACTCCTCTTGAG ATTGGAAAAGGTAGGATATTGATTGAAGGGGAAAGAGTGGCCCTTTTGGCTTTTGGAACAGCAGTGCGGAACTGTGTAGTTGCAGCTTCCATATTGGAACAGCGTGGCTTACATGTAACGGTGGTCGATGCACGTTTCTGCAAGCCATTGGACCATTCGCTCATTCGCAGCCTAGCCAAATCACATGATGTTTTGATCACAGTGGAAGAAGGATCAGTAGGAGGATTTGGATCTCATGTTGGTCAGTTCATGGCCCTTGATGGTCTTCTTGATGGAAAATTGAAG TGGAGGCCAATGGTTATTCCTGATATTTGTATTGAGCATGCTTCGCCTGCTGAGCAAACGGCTGTAGCTGGTCTGACATCATCTCAGATAGCAGCAACTGTGTTCAACATTCTTGGACAAACAAGAGAGGCACTAGAGATGGTTACCGTGGCATGA